The Terriglobia bacterium genome includes a window with the following:
- a CDS encoding DUF6804 family protein, with translation MMFTNPMFTKIIKLVCAGALLVTAFWVAPPGVEILRDILISVGAITVATEAVALPKYLWAAGFVAIAVLFNPIAPVALSRNVFLVLDLACLLAFMISLEALKSRPILSIPSITNRTPGSQSL, from the coding sequence ATGATGTTTACGAATCCGATGTTCACGAAAATTATTAAGCTCGTTTGTGCTGGGGCGCTGCTGGTGACGGCATTCTGGGTAGCCCCGCCAGGTGTTGAGATCCTGCGAGACATACTCATCAGTGTGGGCGCTATAACGGTCGCCACTGAGGCAGTCGCCCTCCCAAAATACCTTTGGGCAGCCGGGTTCGTTGCAATTGCCGTCCTGTTTAATCCCATAGCGCCCGTCGCACTCTCCCGGAATGTGTTTCTCGTTCTGGATTTGGCCTGCCTGCTGGCGTTTATGATCTCGCTTGAGGCTCTCAAGAGCCGGCCGATCCTGTCCATTCCCTCTATTACCAATCGAACGCCGGGAAGCCAATCACTCTGA
- a CDS encoding ankyrin repeat domain-containing protein codes for MIDKITDGRTDLVFEYLEEGHGADSVDQDGVSLIKWCAYYGDVSAIKYLLLKGESLSSLGENFGLNGAAFHGHWRLGQFLIERGADTKHPQSDTGETPLHAATASNKLAHHNVVKVLIASGANPNCTTKPSVGTGAFMRDCRTKGETPLHRAAAFASEETIQLLLDAGAGVEARDMHGDTPLSWASWYQRPDSILKKLCYGNFSVRAGRLSMEAYLLGKPHG; via the coding sequence ATGATCGACAAGATCACTGACGGGCGCACGGACCTAGTATTTGAGTATCTGGAAGAAGGCCACGGCGCCGATTCCGTGGATCAGGATGGCGTTTCGCTGATTAAGTGGTGCGCATATTATGGCGACGTTAGCGCAATCAAGTATTTGCTTCTCAAGGGCGAATCACTCTCCTCGCTGGGTGAGAACTTCGGCTTGAACGGCGCAGCCTTTCACGGGCATTGGCGATTGGGACAGTTCCTGATCGAGCGCGGCGCGGACACCAAGCACCCGCAGAGTGACACCGGCGAAACGCCGCTGCACGCTGCAACCGCATCTAATAAGCTGGCGCACCATAACGTGGTGAAGGTACTGATTGCCAGTGGCGCCAATCCAAACTGCACCACCAAGCCGTCGGTGGGAACTGGCGCCTTCATGCGCGATTGTCGAACTAAGGGCGAGACCCCTTTGCACCGTGCCGCCGCATTCGCAAGCGAAGAGACCATTCAACTGCTGCTGGATGCCGGCGCCGGAGTGGAGGCCAGAGACATGCACGGCGACACGCCCCTGAGCTGGGCAAGCTGGTATCAGCGGCCCGATTCGATTTTGAAGAAACTGTGCTATGGTAACTTTTCTGTGCGCGCAGGCAGACTTTCCATGGAAGCATACCTTCTCGGGAAACCGCACGGTTAG
- a CDS encoding deoxyribonuclease IV, producing the protein MPKAQKSRLRVGVHTSIAGALENAVRRAGEIGCDTFQMFSANPRGWRTIDPTPQQCERFREEREARKLSPLVIHDNYLINLAAADPEIRRKSVSAFRGELRRALALGAEYLVAHPGSSKGSSVSQAIAACVESIKQAASGLRLDGLMVLIENTAGQGSAIGRSFEEVAELVSGAGSELPAGACIDTAHLFASGYAIHTAAGLSRTIIELEKTVGLKNVCVIHANDSKPAFNSHVDRHEHIGQGQIGAEAFGRIVCHPKLRRIPFICETPLDEPDDDRRNLAMMRKLAAASKLKAVRVLEVGNDRQDH; encoded by the coding sequence ATGCCGAAAGCGCAGAAAAGCCGATTGCGGGTGGGAGTACACACCTCGATTGCCGGCGCTTTGGAAAACGCCGTTCGCCGCGCAGGCGAAATCGGCTGTGACACTTTCCAGATGTTTTCCGCCAATCCGCGCGGCTGGCGAACGATCGATCCCACGCCGCAGCAGTGCGAACGCTTCCGCGAAGAGCGTGAGGCCCGCAAGCTTTCACCGCTGGTAATACACGACAATTACCTGATCAACCTTGCCGCTGCTGATCCCGAAATTCGCCGGAAATCGGTTTCTGCGTTCCGGGGCGAACTGCGGAGGGCGCTGGCGCTCGGCGCCGAATACCTCGTGGCGCACCCGGGCAGTTCCAAAGGCTCCAGCGTTTCCCAGGCCATCGCGGCCTGCGTCGAATCGATCAAGCAGGCGGCCAGCGGGCTGCGCCTAGATGGACTGATGGTGCTGATTGAGAATACGGCCGGCCAGGGGTCCGCCATCGGCAGGAGCTTTGAAGAGGTCGCGGAACTTGTTTCGGGAGCCGGGAGTGAATTGCCGGCCGGGGCGTGTATTGACACCGCCCACCTGTTTGCGTCTGGTTATGCAATTCACACCGCGGCCGGGCTATCCAGGACGATCATCGAACTGGAAAAGACTGTAGGCCTTAAGAACGTTTGCGTGATTCACGCCAACGATTCGAAGCCGGCGTTCAACTCTCATGTTGACCGGCATGAGCATATCGGCCAGGGACAGATTGGCGCGGAGGCTTTCGGCAGGATCGTTTGCCATCCGAAATTGCGCAGAATCCCGTTCATCTGCGAAACACCGCTGGACGAGCCGGACGACGATCGGCGAAATCTTGCCATGATGCGCAAGTTGGCTGCCGCCTCGAAGCTGAAGGCAGTGCGGGTACTGGAGGTCGGCAATGATCGACAAGATCACTGA
- a CDS encoding cytochrome D1 domain-containing protein: MAFVVNHLGGSVAVVDLADPKVVATIPVAPLPEKAVRRPGRQEIYVVSQSGKISVIDFPALTVAHTVDIGPSAGDLVFSPDGNRAYVLDPPAGQVAFLDCNTLKETGRVHLVPNLAHMAITPDGKTLIVSDPAGNRLFFIAAETQKILGDVEVGKTPGNLAVSLDSSVVFVADTGDEKISAAQIASRTIIAHIETGSRPGGLVLKPDGGELFVLSDGSSTMTIVDASHANVEQVLPTGRDPVAAVFKQDSSVMYVATQGDGFVTAFDVADRTVLNTLHVGVAPRALALTPDERVLAAADGASGALAIIRAAPLSLITVVPVGANPVDVLIPGWEWNGKAR, translated from the coding sequence ATGGCCTTCGTTGTCAACCACCTGGGCGGCTCAGTCGCCGTTGTTGATCTGGCAGATCCCAAAGTGGTCGCCACAATTCCTGTGGCCCCACTGCCCGAAAAGGCTGTCCGAAGACCCGGCCGCCAGGAAATCTACGTGGTATCACAGTCCGGGAAAATCAGCGTGATAGATTTCCCGGCGTTGACCGTTGCGCACACCGTTGATATCGGGCCTTCGGCGGGCGACCTCGTGTTCTCGCCCGACGGAAACCGCGCCTATGTGCTTGATCCGCCGGCCGGGCAGGTGGCTTTTCTCGACTGCAACACGCTGAAAGAAACCGGCCGCGTCCACCTGGTTCCGAATCTCGCACACATGGCCATCACGCCTGATGGCAAAACGTTGATTGTCAGCGACCCGGCAGGTAACCGGTTGTTCTTTATCGCCGCGGAAACACAAAAAATACTCGGAGATGTCGAGGTCGGCAAAACTCCCGGCAATCTCGCGGTTTCGCTCGACAGTTCCGTAGTCTTTGTGGCAGATACCGGGGACGAAAAAATCTCCGCGGCGCAAATCGCTTCGCGCACCATCATCGCGCACATTGAGACGGGATCGAGGCCAGGCGGGCTGGTCCTCAAGCCCGATGGAGGCGAACTCTTCGTCCTCAGCGACGGATCGTCAACCATGACAATTGTTGACGCCTCGCACGCCAACGTCGAGCAGGTGCTGCCCACGGGAAGAGATCCTGTCGCCGCCGTCTTCAAGCAGGATTCGAGCGTGATGTACGTGGCCACGCAGGGAGACGGCTTTGTCACCGCATTCGACGTTGCTGATCGCACGGTACTGAACACCCTCCACGTAGGCGTGGCGCCCCGGGCACTTGCGCTGACCCCCGATGAGCGGGTCCTGGCCGCGGCGGACGGCGCCTCGGGCGCTCTGGCCATCATTCGCGCGGCCCCTCTGTCTTTAATCACCGTTGTGCCTGTCGGCGCGAACCCGGTTGATGTTCTTATTCCCGGGTGGGAGTGGAACGGCAAAGCGCGGTGA
- the leuS gene encoding leucine--tRNA ligase, with protein sequence MNTNYDPQKIEAKWRKLWAEQNLFDADANPGSKKYYVLEMLPYPSGDIHMGHVRNYSIGDALARYMWMKGFNVLHPIGWDSFGLPAENAAIKHQRPPAEFTFAYIDRMRRQLKRLGVSYDWRREVTTCVPEYYRWNQWFFLKMYERGLAYRKKSRVNWCPQCETVLANEQVVDGCCWRHEETPVVEKELEQWFLKITDYAERLLDDMQKLVRWPERVLAMQQNWIGKSKGTEVDFRIEDLDLPVRVFTTRVDTIFGCTVVFLAAEHPLVEKLIAASEKPERLRSEVERIKASAIRARVEVNLEKDGVATGFSARNPYSGEPVPVWVANFVLMDYGTGAVMAVPAHDERDFEFCTTFNLPIRTVIVPKDRGPQVELEAAFTEYGRLVNSGLYTGLTSEQAIERMTNDAEHAGFGKGTVQYRIKDWGISRQRYWGTPIPMVYCRSCGVVPVPESQLPVLLPAEVKLTGTGQSPLASVPEFVNTTCPNCGGPARRETDTMDTFVDSSWYFYRYADPRIDTSPINREAVDYWFPVDQYIGGIEHAILHLIYMRFFTKMMMDIGLVSFSEPVARLFTQGMVIKDGAKMSKSKGNVVDPTAMFEKYGADTVRLYMLFAAPPEKDLDWSDTGIEGASRFLNRVYRAVAKYADNLAAVESMLGKAARPAVVPEYSADERKLLRKTHQVLRHVTEDMEDRWHFNTDIALAMELVNELAGLESAISGGKVRAEAVKETLEVLVLIMALFTPHIANELWEGLGHTGATLRVAWPAYDAGLAAEEELELPVQVNGKLRTRIRVAVGASEDHIRQLALADEKAAQYINGRQIVKVIVVPQKLVNIVVK encoded by the coding sequence ATGAACACAAACTACGATCCTCAGAAAATTGAAGCGAAGTGGAGGAAGCTCTGGGCTGAGCAGAACCTGTTTGATGCTGACGCCAATCCCGGGAGCAAGAAGTACTATGTGCTTGAGATGTTGCCCTATCCTTCCGGCGACATTCACATGGGCCACGTCCGCAACTATTCAATCGGTGATGCCTTGGCGCGCTACATGTGGATGAAAGGCTTTAACGTCCTTCATCCAATCGGATGGGACTCTTTCGGACTGCCCGCCGAGAACGCGGCCATCAAGCACCAGCGCCCGCCCGCGGAATTCACTTTCGCTTATATCGACCGCATGCGCCGGCAGTTGAAGCGGCTGGGCGTCAGCTACGACTGGCGCCGCGAAGTAACCACTTGCGTGCCCGAGTACTACCGCTGGAACCAATGGTTTTTCCTGAAGATGTATGAGCGCGGCCTGGCCTATCGCAAGAAGAGCCGCGTGAACTGGTGCCCCCAGTGCGAAACCGTGCTTGCCAATGAGCAGGTGGTGGACGGCTGCTGCTGGCGCCATGAAGAGACGCCGGTGGTGGAGAAGGAACTCGAGCAGTGGTTCCTGAAGATTACCGATTACGCCGAGCGACTGCTGGACGACATGCAAAAACTTGTTCGCTGGCCGGAGCGCGTCCTGGCCATGCAGCAGAACTGGATTGGGAAGTCGAAAGGGACAGAAGTTGATTTCAGGATCGAAGACCTTGACCTTCCAGTTCGCGTCTTTACCACTCGCGTGGACACAATTTTCGGATGCACGGTGGTCTTCTTGGCTGCGGAACACCCACTGGTTGAGAAACTCATCGCAGCATCGGAAAAACCGGAGCGCCTTCGGAGCGAGGTGGAACGCATCAAAGCATCCGCCATCCGCGCCCGGGTTGAAGTAAACCTTGAAAAAGACGGGGTGGCGACCGGATTCAGCGCGCGCAATCCTTACAGCGGGGAACCTGTTCCCGTATGGGTGGCGAATTTTGTGTTGATGGATTACGGTACCGGGGCTGTGATGGCGGTGCCCGCCCATGATGAGCGGGACTTCGAGTTCTGCACCACTTTCAATCTGCCCATCCGAACGGTTATTGTGCCGAAGGACAGAGGACCTCAAGTAGAACTTGAAGCTGCTTTCACAGAGTATGGCAGGCTGGTAAACTCCGGCCTCTACACTGGTCTCACATCGGAGCAGGCCATCGAGCGCATGACGAACGATGCTGAACATGCGGGATTCGGCAAGGGGACCGTCCAGTACAGAATCAAGGATTGGGGTATCTCACGGCAGCGTTACTGGGGCACGCCGATTCCCATGGTCTATTGCCGCTCCTGCGGAGTTGTGCCGGTCCCGGAATCGCAACTGCCGGTCCTGCTGCCGGCGGAGGTGAAACTGACGGGAACGGGACAGTCGCCGCTGGCCAGCGTTCCGGAATTCGTCAACACAACATGCCCAAATTGCGGCGGCCCGGCGCGCCGGGAGACGGACACGATGGACACCTTCGTCGATTCGTCGTGGTACTTCTACCGATACGCCGATCCCAGGATTGACACGTCGCCCATCAACAGGGAAGCCGTGGATTACTGGTTTCCTGTGGACCAGTATATCGGCGGCATCGAGCACGCGATCCTGCACCTGATTTACATGCGCTTCTTTACCAAAATGATGATGGACATCGGGCTGGTCAGTTTTTCCGAGCCCGTGGCACGGCTGTTTACGCAAGGCATGGTGATCAAGGACGGCGCGAAGATGTCCAAGTCCAAGGGAAACGTGGTCGATCCCACAGCCATGTTCGAGAAGTATGGCGCCGACACGGTGCGCCTCTACATGCTGTTCGCCGCGCCGCCTGAAAAGGACCTCGATTGGAGCGATACGGGAATTGAAGGCGCTTCACGCTTCCTGAATCGCGTTTATCGTGCAGTCGCCAAATACGCGGACAACCTCGCCGCGGTGGAATCGATGCTGGGGAAAGCTGCGCGTCCCGCGGTTGTTCCAGAATATTCAGCCGACGAGCGGAAGCTGCTTCGCAAGACCCACCAGGTGCTCCGGCATGTAACCGAGGATATGGAAGATCGCTGGCATTTTAATACCGATATTGCCCTGGCCATGGAACTGGTGAACGAACTTGCCGGATTGGAGTCCGCGATTTCAGGCGGCAAGGTTCGCGCGGAAGCAGTTAAAGAAACACTTGAAGTATTGGTCCTGATTATGGCTCTCTTCACGCCTCACATCGCCAATGAGCTTTGGGAGGGGCTCGGCCATACCGGCGCTACCCTGCGCGTCGCCTGGCCGGCGTATGACGCCGGGCTTGCTGCTGAAGAAGAACTTGAACTTCCCGTCCAGGTGAACGGCAAGCTGCGCACCCGCATTCGCGTAGCGGTGGGGGCGAGCGAGGATCATATCCGGCAGCTCGCGCTTGCTGATGAAAAGGCCGCCCAGTATATCAATGGGCGCCAGATTGTCAAAGTTATTGTCGTACCGCAGAAGCTCGTCAATATCGTCGTCAAATGA